CTCCCCCGGCCTGCCCAGACCCGGACCTTCGTGATTGCCAATCAGAAGGGCGGCGTGGGCAAGACCACCACGGCGGTCAACATCGCCACCGCGCTCGCTCTCGGCGGACTCGAAGTGCTGGTCGTCGATCTCGACCCGCAGGGCAATGCCTCCACGGCACTGGGGATCGACCATCACGAGGGGATCCAGGGCACCTATGAGGTGCTCACCGCAGGAGCCTCGATCGCCGAGCTTGCCCAGGCGTCCCCTGAAGCTGAGGGTCTGTGGGTGCTGCCGGCCACGATTGATCTGGCCGGCGCAGAGATCGGCCTGGTCAGCACACCGGCTCGAGAGAGCCGTCTGCTGCATGCGCTGCGCGACTACTTCCTGGTCCGCAAGCCCGACTACATCTTCATCGACTGCCCGCCATCGCTGGGCTTGCTGACCTTGAATGCGTTGGTCGCGGCCAGTGAGATCCTGATCCCGATTCAGTGTGAGTACTACGCGCTGGAGGGTGTCACCCAGCTGCTGCGCACGATCAATCTGGTCAAGGGATCGATGAACGACCAGCTGTACCTGTCGACGGTTCTGCTCACGATGTTCGATGGCCGCACCCGGTTGGCCACCCAGGTCTCGGCGGAGGTGCGCAAGCACTTCGCCGAGCAGACACTAGAGGCGGTCATCCCGCGCTCGGTGCGGGTCTCGGAAGCGCCCAGTTACGGACAGACCGTCCTCACCTATCACCCGGCCTCGGCCGGAGCTCAGGCCTACTTCCACGCAGCCACCGAGATCGCCAACCGCGGCGTGGTGGCCGGAGAGGAGCGCAGCGCATGAACGCACAGCCCAAGCGCACGGGACTTGGACGAGGCCTGGGGGACCTACTGCAACGCACCGATCCCGAACTTGCCCATGGTGTCGAGCCGGACGCTGCCGTCCCGGCCGAGCCGCAGGGGGCGCACTTCGCCGAACTGCCGCTGGACTCGATCACGCCCAACCCTCGCCAGCCTCGGACGAACTTCGACGCCGACGCGCTTGCCGAGCTGGTCGGCTCCATCAAGGAGGTCGGGCTCCTGCAGCCGGTCGTCGTCCGTCCGCTTGAGCCGGGACGCTACGAGCTGGTCATGGGCGAGCGTCGCTGGCGTGCGTCCCGTGAGGCGGGGCTGGACGTCATTCCGGCCATTGTTCGGCGCACCGAGGAAGCTGACCTGCTCCGCGATGCCCTGTTGGAGAACCTGCACCGGGCGCAGCTGAACCCGCTGGAAGAGGCCGCGGCGTACCAGCAGATGCTCAGCGACTTCGGCTGCACCCAGGAGGAGCTCTCGGTGCGGATCAAGCGGTCGCGTCCGCAGATCTCGAACACCATTCGGCTGCTCCAGCTGCCGGCACCCGTGCAGCGTCGGGTGGCTGCCGGTGTGTTGAGCGCCGGCCATGCTCGCGCGCTGCTGGCACTGCCGGACGGCGACAAGATCGAGCACCTGGCCACCCGCATCGTCGCCGAGGGGCTCTCGGTGCGGGCAGTCGAAGAACTCGTAGCCCTGGGGGAGGGCGGCCCCAAGCGGGCGCCGCGGTCCCAGCGCACGGCCGAGCCGTCGCCCGAAGCCGCGAAGGTGGCGAACGAGCTGAGCGAGAAGCTGGACACCCGGGTCACGGTCACTCCCGGCAAGGGACGCGGCCGAGTGGTGATCGAGTTCGCTGACCAGGCCGACCTCGCTCGCATTGCCGATCTATTGATTTAGCTCTATATCGACATATCCACTTTGGCTGCCAAGGGGAGTTCGAGGTGGTCGACGGTGAAAGGCAGCGGCGGGTAGCTCTCTCCACAAGAGACGTCCACAAAGCCGAGCCCGTGGTACCAGTCGGAGAGCCGTCGGTTCTCTGCCACGATGCCGATCCGCAGCGCCTCGGCACCGTCAGCGGCGGCATGTGCCGCCGCCTCGGTTACCAGCAGCCGCCCGAGACCACGATGCCGATGCTCCGGATCCACGGCCAGATGCCGCAACTCCCAACAACCCTCACGACGCCGGGACGGCCCAACGAACGCACAGCCGGCCACCCGAGAGTCGACTTCCACCCCGAGCAACCGGGCCGGCCGCGCCACGGCTCGGGCCACGTCGCCCACCGTCCAGTACACCGGGTAGTGCGGATTGTTCTGCGCGGTGATCCCAAACTGCTCTCGCACAGTGTCGAATCCGGCGCGCAACACCGCCAGCACCTCTGGGTAGCGGGAGGCCCCGAGGGTCACCACCTGAAGTGGGCCGTCCGGCTCCTGCGCGTCCATGTCCCCTCACTTCGTCGTCGGGAACAACCCTAGCCAGCCGGCGACCCACAGCACGGAGGGTTCGGACTACGGCAACCGGCCGCCTAGGATGAGAAGTGCCCGATGGCTCGACCTCACCCATGGAGTCAGATGCGCAGCCTTACCCCGGTCACCGAGGCCGACCTCGCCAACCTGGCGTGCCCCTACTGTGGGACCACTACGCCGCCCGACGCCGAGTGGGTCGTCGAGGCTGTGCGCGCCTGGGGGTTGTGCGGGTGGCGGATCGCCGGCGACGGGCAGACCGACGCGCTGCTGCTGGTAGCACCGAGCCAGAGCGAGCCGGCTGCGGTCCTGGTCATGCAGCTGTGGGTGGCCCCGAACGCCACTGGACGAGGGCTGGGCAAGCGACTGGTGCAGGGTGCCGCGGCGGCGTTGAAGGCGAACGGAGCCACCACCATCCTCAGCCGAGGCTCGCGATCACATCCCAGCTGCAGCGTGCCGCCGCGGGACTTCCTGCGCGCAGTGGGCTTCACCCGTCAGCTGGACGAGCGGTACTACCGGCTGGACCTGAACCGGGCCGTAGCGAGCCGCAACCCGTTCCAGGCTCTGCTCGACCGGGTGACCGCTGCACTTCAGGGCCCGGGCGAACCGGCGGCCGGCGGTCTCAGTCCGCGCGCCGTGTCGAGCCCGGACTAGTCAGGACGGATCAGAGGTATTCTTCGAGCGCCTTCAGCAGGGTCGACTTCGGCTTGGCACCGGTGAACGACTTCACCACCTCGCCGCCCACGAACACCTGGACGGTCGGCAGCCCGAGCACGCCCTGCTGCAGCGGCACCTGGGTGTTCACGTTGGTGTCCAGCTTCACGAAGGTGATCTTGTCGGAGTACTCGCCGGCCAGCTCATCCAGGATCGGGGAGAGCTGACGGCAGGGGGCGCACCAGTCGGCCCAGTAGTCGACGACCACCGGCTTGCCGGACTTCAGCACCACCTCGTCGAAGGTGGCATCGGTCACATCTGCAACTGCGGACATTGAAAGCTCCTAGGCGTTCGAGTTGGCGCTAGCCAGGCTAGCCGGGGCGTCAGACAGAGCCGCCAGGTAGCGCTCTGCGTCCAGGGCTGCCGCGCAGCCGGAGCCGGCGGCGGTGATCGCCTGCCGGTAGGTGTGGTCGACCAGGTCGCCACAAGCGAAAACACCGTCCAGGTTGGTACGGGTGCTGGGAGCGTCCACCTTCACGTAGCCCGCCGAATCCAGCTCGATCTGGCCGCGGACGATCTCCGAGCGAGGATCGTGGCCGATGGCCACGAACAGGCCATCAGCCGGCAGCGCACGGGTTTCGCCAGTGACGGTGTCGGCCAGCGTGATCGAGGTCAGCGACTGATCGCCGACCAGGCCCACGATCTGGGAGTTCCAGGCGAAGTGGATCTTCGGATCGGCCTTGGCCCGCTCGACCATAATCTTGGAGCCGCGCAGCTCGTCGCGGCGGTGGATCAAGGTGACCGACTTGGCGAATCGGGTCAGGAAGGTGGCCTCCTCCAGAGCGGAGTCACCGCCACCGACCACAGCGATGTCCTTCTCGCGGAAGAAGAAGCCGTCGCAGGTGGCACACCAGGACACACCGCGTCCGGACAGCCGATCCTCATCGGCCAGGCCCAGCCGGCGGTACCCGGAGCCCATGGCCAAGATCACGGCCTTGGCCTGGTAGGTGGTGCCCTCGGAGTCGGTGGCGGTCTTCACCGGGCCGGTGAGCTCGACGGCAGCGACATCATCGGTGATGATCTCGGCGCCGAACTTCTCGGCCTGAGCGCGCATGTTGACCATCAGATCCGGCCCCATTACGCCTTCGGGGAAGCCGGGGTAGTTCTCCACCTCGGTGGTGGTCATCAGGGCACCACCGGCGGTCAGCGCACCCTCGAACAGCAGCGGACGCAGCCCGGCCCGGGCGGTGTAGATGGCCGCGGCGTAACCGGACGGGCCGGAGCCGATGATGATGACTTCGCGAATCTCGGACATGGCTCCTCATACGAATTCTCGGACGCCCCACTCTAGCTGTCGGGGCCCGGCACGCAGCTGTAACCACGGCGGCCGCCGCGACATTCCCGATACCCCTGGGTGGTATGAGCGCGTGACCCGCAAGAAGATGCCCGGCCGGGCCCGGGGGTCCCCACTCCCGAGCCCGGCCGGAGGCATCACTACAGCGAAACCATCCGCCTGCATGAGGTGAGTGACGCCAGCCCAGCCGAGTCCGGCATCGGTGAGGACGCACGGGAGCCCGTCCGAAGACGGCGATCGGCGGAGGTCATGGCGGTAACCACCTGTCACAGGTTCACTGGCTGATCTTGAGGGTAGCCACGTGGTGAGGCACGGCAGATCCGGGAGTGTGGCAATCCGCAGTCGAGGCCTCCGACGCCCCCAGATCGGGGCTCCCAGGGCGCCGGAGCGACGCCCTACGACAGTGCAGCGGACAATCGCCTGACGACCCGCATCAGGCGCCGTCAGCGGGCCGATCCGCAGGCTAGGGTCAGCAGCAACGCCGTCCGGCGATGCACACAGGAGGTGGCGCGATGAGCGACGAGAACGAACCGCGTCCGGTTGGAGATGACGCCGCCCAGGCCCCGAACCCCGCTGATCCCGCACAGCCGGCGTCCAACCCGACCGGTCCGGTCTGGTTCGAGCCGCCCGTCCAGACCACCTCGTCGTCGACCGACCTGCCAGAGCCCCCGATCGGCGTCACTCCTGCGCCGGCGCCGCGGCTGACCCGACGCCGCTGGGCGCTCGCCCTGGCCGCGGCCATTGTGGTGGTGGCTCTGGTCGCCGGCTTCCTCACCGGGGGCTTCGGCCTGCTGCGCAGTGGCGGAGCAGCCACCCCGACCGAAGAGGCGGCCAAGGTCGCTGAGAAGTCCGTCCGCTTGTTCAACTCGATCTCGATGAAGAACCTGCTCAGCAACCCGCTGACCGCTGTCGGC
The nucleotide sequence above comes from Propionicimonas paludicola. Encoded proteins:
- a CDS encoding ParA family protein, encoding MSIKPPDAPRRIAFEGPETPADGSDEPDDLDAPVSRETTLPRPAQTRTFVIANQKGGVGKTTTAVNIATALALGGLEVLVVDLDPQGNASTALGIDHHEGIQGTYEVLTAGASIAELAQASPEAEGLWVLPATIDLAGAEIGLVSTPARESRLLHALRDYFLVRKPDYIFIDCPPSLGLLTLNALVAASEILIPIQCEYYALEGVTQLLRTINLVKGSMNDQLYLSTVLLTMFDGRTRLATQVSAEVRKHFAEQTLEAVIPRSVRVSEAPSYGQTVLTYHPASAGAQAYFHAATEIANRGVVAGEERSA
- a CDS encoding ParB/RepB/Spo0J family partition protein: MNAQPKRTGLGRGLGDLLQRTDPELAHGVEPDAAVPAEPQGAHFAELPLDSITPNPRQPRTNFDADALAELVGSIKEVGLLQPVVVRPLEPGRYELVMGERRWRASREAGLDVIPAIVRRTEEADLLRDALLENLHRAQLNPLEEAAAYQQMLSDFGCTQEELSVRIKRSRPQISNTIRLLQLPAPVQRRVAAGVLSAGHARALLALPDGDKIEHLATRIVAEGLSVRAVEELVALGEGGPKRAPRSQRTAEPSPEAAKVANELSEKLDTRVTVTPGKGRGRVVIEFADQADLARIADLLI
- a CDS encoding GNAT family N-acetyltransferase encodes the protein MDAQEPDGPLQVVTLGASRYPEVLAVLRAGFDTVREQFGITAQNNPHYPVYWTVGDVARAVARPARLLGVEVDSRVAGCAFVGPSRRREGCWELRHLAVDPEHRHRGLGRLLVTEAAAHAAADGAEALRIGIVAENRRLSDWYHGLGFVDVSCGESYPPLPFTVDHLELPLAAKVDMSI
- a CDS encoding GNAT family N-acetyltransferase; amino-acid sequence: MRSLTPVTEADLANLACPYCGTTTPPDAEWVVEAVRAWGLCGWRIAGDGQTDALLLVAPSQSEPAAVLVMQLWVAPNATGRGLGKRLVQGAAAALKANGATTILSRGSRSHPSCSVPPRDFLRAVGFTRQLDERYYRLDLNRAVASRNPFQALLDRVTAALQGPGEPAAGGLSPRAVSSPD
- the trxA gene encoding thioredoxin, which translates into the protein MSAVADVTDATFDEVVLKSGKPVVVDYWADWCAPCRQLSPILDELAGEYSDKITFVKLDTNVNTQVPLQQGVLGLPTVQVFVGGEVVKSFTGAKPKSTLLKALEEYL
- the trxB gene encoding thioredoxin-disulfide reductase, giving the protein MSEIREVIIIGSGPSGYAAAIYTARAGLRPLLFEGALTAGGALMTTTEVENYPGFPEGVMGPDLMVNMRAQAEKFGAEIITDDVAAVELTGPVKTATDSEGTTYQAKAVILAMGSGYRRLGLADEDRLSGRGVSWCATCDGFFFREKDIAVVGGGDSALEEATFLTRFAKSVTLIHRRDELRGSKIMVERAKADPKIHFAWNSQIVGLVGDQSLTSITLADTVTGETRALPADGLFVAIGHDPRSEIVRGQIELDSAGYVKVDAPSTRTNLDGVFACGDLVDHTYRQAITAAGSGCAAALDAERYLAALSDAPASLASANSNA